One genomic segment of Brassica napus cultivar Da-Ae chromosome A3, Da-Ae, whole genome shotgun sequence includes these proteins:
- the LOC106428142 gene encoding protein LIGHT-DEPENDENT SHORT HYPOCOTYLS 10, protein MSSPRDRGKSLMESSGSEPPVTPSRYESQKRRDWNTFGQYLKNQRPPVPMSHCNCNHVLDFLRYLDQFGKTKVHVPGCMFYGQPEPPAPCTCPLRQAWGSLDALIGRLRAAYEENGGSPETNPFASGAIRVYLREVRECQAKARGIPYKKKKKKQPTTEMVGGRDDFSSSSSSFSFS, encoded by the coding sequence ATGTCATCTCCTAGAGATAGAGGAAAGAGCTTGATGGAATCATCAGGATCAGAGCCACCGGTGACACCAAGCCGTTACGAGTCACAGAAGAGACGCGACTGGAACACATTCGGACAGTATTTGAAGAACCAGAGACCGCCGGTTCCCATGTCACACTGCAACTGCAACCACGTGCTTGATTTCCTAAGGTACTTAGACCAGTTCGGTAAGACAAAGGTGCACGTTCCTGGCTGTATGTTCTACGGCCAGCCTGAGCCACCAGCTCCTTGCACGTGCCCTCTCAGACAAGCTTGGGGAAGTCTCGACGCTTTGATCGGACGGCTGAGAGCGGCTTACGAGGAGAACGGTGGTTCTCCGGAAACAAACCCTTTCGCTAGTGGAGCAATAAGGGTTTATCTGCGGGAGGTTAGGGAGTGTCAGGCTAAGGCTAGAGGTATTCcttacaagaagaagaagaagaagcagccaactACGGAGATGGTTGGTGGAAGAGACgacttttcttcttcctcctcttccttcaGCTTCTCTTAA
- the LOC106428148 gene encoding protein PHOSPHATE STARVATION RESPONSE 1-like: MDGTSSREKCAMWLDLNREEAVEKYNEEESSVEDEDQQVTSSNNVRQYVRSNMPRLRWTPDLHLSFVRAVQRLGGPHRATPKMVLQMMNLKGLSIAHVKSHLQMYRSKKLEATSLHEVGAMMGAQRNYLLDMIDIPYGGLRHACYPKTVPSRVHNQGTVFTNLGANFVMRPSSWCNRLSGNELHGVRGGLNNRDSLESKTLPLLEIRRTTPEKRVREEAAREVSSLKRSKPMPGDGINTMLSLSLFSTSSGESP; encoded by the exons ATGGACGGAACATCTTCGCGGGAGAAATGCGCCATGTGGCTTGACCTAAACAGAGAAGAGGCTGTGGAGAAGTACAATGAAGAAGAGTCGTCAGTTGAAGACGAAGACCAACAAGTCACAAGTAGTAATAACGTGAGACAGTATGTTCGGTCCAACATGCCTCGTCTTCGTTGGACACCTGATCTTCATCTTTCCTTCGTCCGGGCAGTCCAACGACTTGGCGGTCCACACA GGGCAACACCTAAAATGGTTCTTCAGATGATGAATCTAAAAGGATTGAGCATTGCACATGTCAAGAGTCACTTGCAG ATGTATCGGAGTAAGAAGCTCGAGGCAACGTCTCTACATG AGGTTGGAGCGATGATGGGAGCACAAAGAAACTATTTGTTAGACATGATTGATATCCCTTATGGTGGTTTAAGACATGCGTGTTATCCTAAAACAGTTCCTTCAAG GGTACACAACCAAGGCACGGTCTTCACAAATCTTGGAGCTAACTTTGTAATGCGACCTTCAAGCTGGTGTAACAGGTTAAGTGGAAATGAGTTGCATGGTGTCCGTGGTGGACTTAACAACAGAGACAGCTTGGAGAGCAAGACTCTGCCTCTGCTTGAG ATTAGGAGGACGACCCCAGAGAAAAGAGTCCGAGAAGAAGCGGCAAGAGAAGTATCATCTCTCAAACGATCAAAACCAATGCCTGGAGATGGGATCAACACGATGCTCTCGCTGTCTCTGTTCTCGACATCATCAGGAGAGTCACCGTAG